Within the Thermus oshimai DSM 12092 genome, the region CACTACATCCGCATCCTGCCCGGGGACCGCGTGGTGGTGGAGATCACGCCGTACGACCCCACCCGGGGGCGGATCGTCTACAGGAAGTAGGAGGCAAGATGAAGGTACGGGCTTCGGTCAAGAAGATGTGCGAGAAGTGCAAGGTGGTGCGCCGGCACGGCCGGGTGTACGTGATCTGCGAGAACCCTAAGCACAAGCAGCGTCAGGGCTAAGGAGGCGAGCGTGGCGAGGATTGCAGGGGTAGAGATTCCGAGGAACAAGCGGGTGGATGTGGCCCTCACCTACATCTACGGGGTGGGGCCGGCGCGGGCCAAGGAGGCGTTGGAGAAGACGGGGATCAACCCCGCCACCCGGGTCAAGGACCTCACCGAGGCCGAGGTGGTCCGCCTCCGGGAGTACGTGGAGAACACCTGGAAGCTGGAGGGTGAGCTCCGCGCGGAGGTGGCCGCCAACATCAAGCGGCTCATGGACATCGGCTGCTACCGGGGCCTGAGGCACCGCCGGGGCCTTCCCGTGAGGGGCCAGCGCACCCGCACCAACGCTCGCACCCGCAAGGGCCCCCGGAAGACCGTGGCCGGCAAGAAGAAGGCCCCCAGGAAGTAAGGCTGGGCCAGTGGATACTCCGTAGAGGGAGAGTATGGCCAGGAAAGTCACCAAGAAGAAGGTCAAGCGCCAAGTCGCCAGCGGCAAAGCCTACATCCACGCCTCCTACAACAACACCATCGTCACCATCACCGACCCGGACGGCAACCCCATCACCTGGTCCTCGGGCGGGGTGATCGGCTACAAGGGCACCCGCAAGGGGACCCCCTACGCCGCCCAGCTTGCGGCCATGGACGCGGCCAAGAAGGCCATGGCCTACGGCATGCAGAGCGTGGACGTCATCGTCCGCGGCACCGGGGCGGGCCGGGAGCAGGCCATCCGCGCCCTCCAGGCCTCCGGCCTCCAGGTGAAGTCCATCGTGGACGACACCCCCGTGCCCCACAACGGCTGCCGTCCCAAGAAGAAGTTCCGCAAGGCTTCGTAAGGAGAGGAGAAGATGGGTCGTTACATTGGACCAGTTTGCCGCCTTTGCCGCCGGGAAGGTGTGAAGCTTTACCTGAAGGGGGAGCGCTGCTACAGCCCCAAGTGCGCCATGGAGCGCCGGCCCTACCCCCCGGGCCAGCACGGCCAGAAGCGGGCCCGCCGCCCCTCCGACTACGCGGTGCGCCTGAGGGAGAAGCAGAAGCTCCGCCGCATCTACGGCATCTCGGAAACCCAGTTCAGGAACCTCTTTGAGGAGGCGAGCCGCAAGAAGGGCGTCACGGGCACGGTCTTCCTGGGGCTTTTGGAGTCCCGGCTGGACAACGTGGTCTACCGCCTGGGCTTCGCCCAAAGCCGCCGCCAGGCCCGGCAGATGGTGCGCCACGGGCACATCACCGTGAACGGCCGCCGGGTGGACCTGCCCGCCTACCGCGTGAAGCCGGGGGACGAGATCGCCATCGCCGAGGGGAGCCGGAACCTGGACTTCATCCGCCAGAACCTCGAGGCCATGAAGGGCCGCAAGGTGGGGCCCTGGCTCTCCCTGGACGTGGAGGCCATGAAGGGCAAGTTCCTCCGCCTCCCCGACCGGGAGGACCTGGCCCTGCCGGTGAACGAGCAGCTGGTGATTGAGTTCTACTCCAGGTAGGCCTAAGGAGGGCTATGTTAGAGAGCAAGCTGAAAGCCCCGGTCTTTACCGTGCGCACCCAGGGGCGGGAGTACGGGGAGTTCGTCCTCGAGCCCCTGGAGCGGGGCTTCGGGGTGACCTTGGGGAACCCCCTAAGGCGCATCCTCCTCTCCTCCATCCCGGGCACCGCGGTCACCAGCGTCTACATTGAGGACGTCCTCCACGAGTTCTCCACCATCCCCGGGGTGAAGGAGGACGTGGTGGAGATCATCCTGAACCTCAAGGAGCTGGTGGTCCGCTTCCTGGACCCCAAAATGCAGACCGCCACCCTCCTCCTCAAGGCGGAAGGGCCTAAGGTGGTGCGGGCGGCGGACTTCGTGCCCCAGGCGGACGTGGAGATCCTGAACCCCGACCTGCCCATCGCCACCCTGGAGGCGGGGGGGAGGCTCCACATGGAGGTGCGGGTGGACCGGGGGGTGGGCTACGTGCCCGCGGAGCGCCACAACACCAAGGACCGCATCAACGCCATCCCCGTGGACGCCATCTTCTCCCCGGTGCGCCGGGTGGCCTTCCAGGTGGAGGACACCCGTCTGGGCCAGCGCACGGACCTGGACAAGCTCACCTTGCGCATCTGGACTGACGGGTCCATCACCCCCATGGAGGCCCTGGAGCAGGCGGTGAACATCCTGAAGGAGCACCTCTCCTACTTCGCCAACCCCCAGACCACCGCCCTCCCCGAGGAGGCCCCCGCCCCCAAGCTCGAGGAGAAGGAGGAGGAGCTGGACCTCCCCTTGGAGGAGCTCGGCCTTTCCACCCGCGTCCTCCACAGCCTGAAGGAGGAGGGGATCGAGTCCGTGCGGGCCCTTCTGGCCCTGAACCTCAAGGACCTGAAGAACATCCCCGGCATCGGGGAAAGGAGCCTGGAGGAGATCCGCGAGGCCCTGGAGAAGCGGGGCTTCACCCTGAAGGAGTGAGAGCATGCGCCACCTCAAGTCCGGCCGCAAACTAAACCGCCACTCGGCCCACCGTCTGGCCCTTTTCCGTAACCAGGCCAAAAGCC harbors:
- the rpsK gene encoding 30S ribosomal protein S11, which produces MARKVTKKKVKRQVASGKAYIHASYNNTIVTITDPDGNPITWSSGGVIGYKGTRKGTPYAAQLAAMDAAKKAMAYGMQSVDVIVRGTGAGREQAIRALQASGLQVKSIVDDTPVPHNGCRPKKKFRKAS
- a CDS encoding DNA-directed RNA polymerase subunit alpha, whose translation is MLESKLKAPVFTVRTQGREYGEFVLEPLERGFGVTLGNPLRRILLSSIPGTAVTSVYIEDVLHEFSTIPGVKEDVVEIILNLKELVVRFLDPKMQTATLLLKAEGPKVVRAADFVPQADVEILNPDLPIATLEAGGRLHMEVRVDRGVGYVPAERHNTKDRINAIPVDAIFSPVRRVAFQVEDTRLGQRTDLDKLTLRIWTDGSITPMEALEQAVNILKEHLSYFANPQTTALPEEAPAPKLEEKEEELDLPLEELGLSTRVLHSLKEEGIESVRALLALNLKDLKNIPGIGERSLEEIREALEKRGFTLKE
- the rpsD gene encoding 30S ribosomal protein S4, encoding MGRYIGPVCRLCRREGVKLYLKGERCYSPKCAMERRPYPPGQHGQKRARRPSDYAVRLREKQKLRRIYGISETQFRNLFEEASRKKGVTGTVFLGLLESRLDNVVYRLGFAQSRRQARQMVRHGHITVNGRRVDLPAYRVKPGDEIAIAEGSRNLDFIRQNLEAMKGRKVGPWLSLDVEAMKGKFLRLPDREDLALPVNEQLVIEFYSR
- the rpsM gene encoding 30S ribosomal protein S13, whose amino-acid sequence is MARIAGVEIPRNKRVDVALTYIYGVGPARAKEALEKTGINPATRVKDLTEAEVVRLREYVENTWKLEGELRAEVAANIKRLMDIGCYRGLRHRRGLPVRGQRTRTNARTRKGPRKTVAGKKKAPRK
- the rpmJ gene encoding 50S ribosomal protein L36; its protein translation is MKVRASVKKMCEKCKVVRRHGRVYVICENPKHKQRQG